The DNA sequence GATTTCCGGTGGAAATAGCGAGAAGGACACACCCGTTCCCATCCCGAACACGGAAGTTAAGCTTCTCAAGCGCCGATGATACTTGGATGGCGACGTCCCGGGAAAGTAGGTCTCTGCCGGATTTATATTCCTCAATAGCTCAGTTGGTAGAGCATGCGGCTGTTAACCGCAGGGTCGTAGGTTCGAGTCCTACTTGAGGAGCCAAGAGGTAGATAATTATTATCCACCTCTTTTTTATTCGGTTTTTTCAAAAGCGTCTTCAGGATATTTATTTGATGGATCCCATATAATCCATTCCTTTAAGCCGGCGTCATATACAGCTTGAATTTGTTCTCTTATCTGTTTTGGACCATACACCTGGTAATTACCTTGCTTAAGCCATGGAGCGGTGAAACCTTGAAGATAAGGCCTGATATCAGCTTTATAATTTTCTATCTGATTAAGTCTATTTTTCGCTTTTATAAGTGAATTATATACAACGGCATATGGTTCAAGGTCTGGTTTTAAAAATTTGACATTATTCACAACCTGTCCGAAAGCATAATGAGATGGGTAAACCATAGGTGAAATATATTCAATATCTTTACCAATCAGTTCAAGGTACTGACCAATATCTTCGGTATCTTCAGGGCTTTCACAAATAATGCCGAAAACATCAGCAGATAAAATGATACCAGGAAGTTCCTGTTTTGCATAAGCTAAAAAATCATTTATTACTTCATATTTTTCTTTACCATTGGGATTAAAACTCATTGCTTTTTTATCACCATCATTTGGGAAACGTATATAGTCAAACTGTATTTCATCAAACCCTTTTTGAACCGCTTCTTTTGCAATATCTATAATATATGGCCATGAATCGCGGTTATAGGGGTCTAACCATGTTTTATTATTGTTATCCCTCCAAAGCCCTCCAGAAATGTTTTTTACTGCAAGGTCAACTCTTTTTGATGAAAGGACGGGGTCTTTAAAGCAGACCAGTCTTCCTATAACATAAATACCATTATCATGAAGAGTTTTTATTACTTTATCAACATCAAATTTTTTTTTCCAGGCATTTATTTCCCTTACAACAGGTATGCTGGATTCATAACCTACAAATCCATCGTCATCTTTTATATCTATTACGTAAGAATTTATTTCCGTGTTTTTAGCCAATTGAATGAAATAATCTAAACTACTTGCGGTTCCCACAGTCCAACCTGTAAGATAGAGGGCTTTTACATTGTCAGGTTTTTTTACAGGCGAAGTCTGAATATAATCCGGATTATTATTCTCGTTATTGTTTTCGTCATCTTTATTAGCGGTATTTTCAGTATCAGTTCCTTGTGGATCAGTATTTTCTCCTGAAGCATTGTTATTGTCTGTATTATTGTTATTGTTGCCTGTATCATCATGTTGACCACTTTTGTCTGAATTACCTATATTAGAATTATCCTGTATTGTCCTGTTCTGTCCTTTTTCCATGTTGTTATGGCGGTGGCTTTGATTATTAAAATAAACATAAAATGCTATAGAGCTTCCTACAAGCGATACTAATAATATACCAAGTATTACACTTTTTATAATGCTATGTTTCATAGTGCCTCCGTATTATCTATAGTATTTTTTATTGTTGCCTTAATGTCTTTTCCAACTTAAATTATACTTTAGTTTAAGATTTTTGCCAATATCAGTGTCATTACCATATTAATACAATCAATTATTAAATATTATAAGTAAACTGTTTGTGACTATATTTCATATAGCGATATAAAACGTTTATAAAAGTAAAAAAGCCAAAAACAATAAATTAATAGCATTTTATTGTAGTATTATATTAAAACTTATATTATAATATATTATAATTAGTATAAATATTTATTTAGTGAATGATACGCGCATTTTTATTAGTCATACTTGGATAAAAGGCAGGTTAAATAAAGGT is a window from the Bacillota bacterium genome containing:
- a CDS encoding putative glycoside hydrolase, with protein sequence MEKGQNRTIQDNSNIGNSDKSGQHDDTGNNNNNTDNNNASGENTDPQGTDTENTANKDDENNNENNNPDYIQTSPVKKPDNVKALYLTGWTVGTASSLDYFIQLAKNTEINSYVIDIKDDDGFVGYESSIPVVREINAWKKKFDVDKVIKTLHDNGIYVIGRLVCFKDPVLSSKRVDLAVKNISGGLWRDNNNKTWLDPYNRDSWPYIIDIAKEAVQKGFDEIQFDYIRFPNDGDKKAMSFNPNGKEKYEVINDFLAYAKQELPGIILSADVFGIICESPEDTEDIGQYLELIGKDIEYISPMVYPSHYAFGQVVNNVKFLKPDLEPYAVVYNSLIKAKNRLNQIENYKADIRPYLQGFTAPWLKQGNYQVYGPKQIREQIQAVYDAGLKEWIIWDPSNKYPEDAFEKTE